A single window of Ferrimonas balearica DSM 9799 DNA harbors:
- a CDS encoding outer membrane beta-barrel protein: protein MRTLFAITLLVFTASTQASWLEGKMMGVHVGQISYDTDGLYDDYRFDDRASSWGLYTAAPVNDWLDLEVHYNYLGGYEIKDSVFHYWKDRFHSLTTTARFHTHLTPQWSIYARAGFGVVLLDQQAIIWEGGSRLDTASGGGDIHLGAGLAWQFHSKLALTLDYQLHSFLMESGYSDYLQTLSGFNAGLRYTF, encoded by the coding sequence ATGCGTACCCTGTTCGCGATCACCTTGCTGGTATTCACTGCCTCCACCCAGGCTTCCTGGCTGGAGGGCAAGATGATGGGTGTCCACGTTGGCCAGATCAGCTATGACACGGATGGGCTGTACGATGACTACCGCTTTGATGATCGAGCCTCCTCATGGGGCCTCTACACCGCCGCGCCAGTGAACGACTGGCTCGACCTTGAGGTGCACTACAACTACCTGGGTGGCTACGAGATTAAGGACTCGGTGTTCCATTACTGGAAAGACCGCTTCCACAGCCTGACCACCACCGCCCGTTTTCATACCCATCTGACTCCGCAATGGTCAATCTACGCCCGTGCCGGGTTCGGTGTGGTGCTGCTGGATCAGCAGGCGATCATCTGGGAAGGTGGCAGCCGACTGGATACTGCCAGTGGTGGCGGCGATATCCACCTTGGTGCCGGCCTGGCTTGGCAGTTCCATTCCAAACTGGCACTGACACTGGACTACCAGCTGCACAGTTTTCTGATGGAGAGCGGCTACAGCGATTACCTGCAAACTCTGTCCGGGTTTAACGCGGGGCTGCGTTACACCTTTTAA
- the greB gene encoding transcription elongation factor GreB: MKKADLITKDGWNALEAELKYLWKEERPRVTQSVSEAAALGDRSENAEYIYGKKRLREIDRRVRFLSKRMEVLRVVEPDPRQEGKVYFGAWVELENDDGDKKRYRLVGPDEFDVKVGKISIDSPLARALLGKAVDDEVKVRTPNGDQLFYINEIRYRAFED, encoded by the coding sequence ATGAAAAAGGCAGATCTGATCACCAAGGATGGCTGGAACGCGCTGGAAGCGGAACTGAAATATCTGTGGAAGGAGGAGCGCCCCCGGGTGACTCAGTCGGTTTCTGAGGCGGCCGCGTTGGGCGACCGCAGTGAAAATGCCGAGTACATCTATGGTAAGAAGCGCCTGCGCGAGATCGACCGACGGGTTCGGTTCCTGTCCAAACGGATGGAGGTGTTGCGGGTGGTGGAGCCGGATCCGCGCCAGGAGGGCAAGGTCTATTTCGGCGCCTGGGTGGAACTTGAGAACGATGATGGCGACAAAAAACGGTACCGTTTGGTTGGCCCGGACGAGTTTGACGTTAAGGTGGGTAAGATAAGCATCGACTCACCACTGGCTCGTGCCCTGTTGGGAAAAGCCGTGGATGACGAGGTTAAAGTGCGCACGCCGAACGGTGACCAACTGTTTTATATTAATGAGATACGCTACAGGGCGTTCGAGGACTGA
- a CDS encoding ComF family protein, which produces MDMDLSLWLKRLLGVMERSLPNRCLLCQQTCLQGRGLCDVCLADGEPGPLCLGCSKPLPAPVPWRCGSCLGKKRWRPLVCAYPYHHPLGYLAGAIKIQRRMSLLSPLCDALAQRLEGLWQLGALPRPDALLAVPMHRRKLVQRGFNHSALIAVALGERLHLPVLNERVIKVRPTRDQHGLNGAERRRNLRGCFQVIPGARMHNLALVDDVVTTGTTFASLAATLRRDGHSVSQYWALASALNTVS; this is translated from the coding sequence ATGGACATGGACCTTTCCTTATGGCTGAAGCGCCTGCTCGGCGTGATGGAGCGCAGTTTACCCAACCGTTGCTTGCTGTGTCAGCAGACCTGTCTGCAGGGGCGGGGGTTGTGCGATGTGTGTTTGGCGGATGGCGAACCCGGCCCCTTGTGTCTGGGTTGCAGCAAGCCGCTGCCCGCCCCGGTACCGTGGCGCTGCGGCAGTTGCCTGGGGAAAAAGCGTTGGCGCCCGCTGGTGTGCGCCTACCCCTACCATCATCCGCTCGGCTATCTGGCCGGAGCGATCAAGATCCAACGCCGCATGAGCCTGCTGTCGCCACTGTGTGATGCTCTGGCACAGCGACTGGAGGGGTTATGGCAACTGGGTGCCCTGCCCCGACCGGACGCGTTACTGGCGGTGCCGATGCATCGCCGCAAACTGGTTCAGCGGGGCTTTAACCACAGCGCCCTGATTGCGGTTGCGCTGGGCGAGCGTTTGCACCTGCCGGTGCTCAACGAGCGGGTTATCAAGGTTCGCCCCACCCGCGACCAACATGGCCTGAACGGGGCGGAGCGACGGCGTAATCTGCGGGGCTGTTTTCAGGTGATACCCGGCGCCAGGATGCACAATCTGGCGCTGGTGGACGATGTGGTCACCACCGGCACCACCTTCGCCAGCCTGGCGGCAACGCTGCGACGCGATGGCCACAGCGTCAGCCAATACTGGGCACTGGCCAGTGCCCTGAATACCGTCAGTTAA
- a CDS encoding M14 family zinc carboxypeptidase has protein sequence MKKLISIGALLLALAIPSVTASPLATLAPDTPYLDTLPTPTQHFGGSVGERHLRYDEVSAYFHRLANNSGRVTLENIGFSHQGRPQWAAIITSEANHQRLDDLLAQRARAAAGDRVDGPVVIWLAYSIHGDEASGLHASPLFAYHLAAGQSVEVKNWLEDAIVVITPSQNPDGNDRFSNWVNGYRGSVPSGHNYHREHFQGWPSGRVNHFWADLNRDWLYQAHPESRGRVAFFQRWLPHVVSDYHEMGHQSSYFFQPGVPDRTHPLTPAENQALTARIAKHHARALDALYQPYFSRESFDDFYYGKGSTYPDINGSVGILFEQATARGLHRDSDYGEVTLALGVRNHLATSFSTVRGAIAEADALREYQRQFFRDALDKADDRRGAGYLVSARGDRARLNAFADILRSHRVQFQYLTAAVQQDEIAFAAGDLFIPFEQPQYRLIEALFDQRTAFADNTFYDVSAFSAELAFDLTRAEVRRAPRTQPMAPALPKIDYQQPALQWLIPWQDRLAPAALNRLLEAGFRVRFAETGGQVMARQGALDYQAGALTLLGNQPGLAQALSQIEAELGVQAHPLVSGQALAGSDLGSRRFHAATAVKPAILIGRDVSQYEAGMLWFYLDQVLGIETVLLDGEYFTRAPLQEFTHLFLVDGAYSKLTGAKAAIEPFVRQGGTVVAWKRGVARLAQWGLVDVTVRQRSYFAPEFAHAGEQLAFAQRNSEHARRTIGGAIVNWQLDTTHPLGFGLSAELPMMKNRELSLAAKESKGRSVAHYPEALLRSGYMAPEYQKALAGEVAAQVMGQGAGQYILMADNPLFRNFWLGSERLVANSLFMVPALN, from the coding sequence ATGAAGAAACTGATATCGATTGGGGCCCTCCTTTTGGCCCTCGCGATCCCCTCTGTAACAGCCTCACCTTTAGCCACTCTGGCACCCGACACGCCCTACCTGGACACCTTGCCTACACCGACTCAACACTTTGGCGGCAGTGTGGGAGAGCGCCATCTTCGTTACGATGAAGTAAGTGCCTACTTCCATCGTCTTGCTAATAATAGCGGGCGGGTGACATTGGAGAACATTGGCTTCAGTCACCAGGGACGACCCCAATGGGCGGCCATCATCACCAGCGAAGCGAATCACCAGCGGCTTGATGATCTGCTGGCGCAACGCGCCCGTGCGGCCGCCGGTGATCGGGTGGATGGGCCGGTGGTGATCTGGCTGGCGTACTCCATTCACGGTGATGAAGCCAGCGGCCTGCATGCCAGTCCTTTGTTCGCCTATCACCTGGCGGCGGGTCAGTCGGTGGAGGTAAAAAACTGGCTGGAGGATGCCATCGTGGTGATCACGCCTAGCCAGAATCCAGACGGCAATGACCGGTTCAGCAACTGGGTGAATGGGTATCGGGGGTCAGTACCCAGCGGCCATAACTACCACCGTGAGCATTTTCAGGGTTGGCCCTCCGGCCGGGTTAACCATTTCTGGGCGGACCTGAACCGGGATTGGCTGTACCAAGCCCATCCGGAAAGCCGTGGACGGGTGGCGTTTTTCCAACGCTGGTTGCCTCACGTGGTGAGCGATTACCACGAGATGGGCCACCAGAGCAGTTACTTCTTCCAGCCCGGGGTGCCGGACCGCACCCACCCGCTGACGCCAGCGGAGAATCAGGCCCTGACCGCCCGCATCGCCAAACACCATGCCCGGGCTTTGGATGCACTGTATCAGCCCTATTTCTCCCGCGAGTCGTTTGACGATTTCTACTACGGCAAAGGCTCCACCTATCCGGACATCAATGGCTCGGTGGGCATTTTGTTTGAACAGGCCACTGCCCGTGGCCTGCACCGGGACAGCGATTACGGCGAAGTGACGCTGGCGCTGGGGGTGCGTAATCACCTGGCCACCTCCTTCTCCACTGTGCGCGGTGCCATTGCCGAGGCGGACGCGCTGAGGGAGTACCAACGCCAGTTCTTCCGTGACGCTCTCGACAAGGCGGATGATCGTCGTGGTGCGGGTTATCTGGTGTCGGCACGGGGTGACCGCGCTCGCCTCAACGCCTTTGCCGATATCCTGCGCAGCCATCGGGTGCAGTTTCAGTACCTGACTGCAGCGGTGCAGCAGGATGAGATCGCCTTTGCGGCTGGTGACCTGTTTATTCCCTTTGAGCAGCCTCAGTACCGCCTCATTGAAGCGCTGTTTGATCAGCGTACGGCGTTTGCCGACAACACCTTTTACGACGTCTCGGCGTTCTCGGCAGAGCTGGCGTTTGACCTGACCAGGGCCGAAGTGCGTCGCGCGCCGCGTACCCAGCCGATGGCACCGGCGTTGCCCAAGATCGATTATCAGCAACCGGCGCTGCAGTGGCTGATCCCCTGGCAGGACCGACTGGCCCCGGCGGCGCTGAATCGATTGCTGGAAGCGGGGTTCCGGGTACGCTTTGCGGAAACCGGCGGTCAGGTGATGGCCCGTCAGGGCGCGCTGGATTACCAGGCCGGGGCGTTGACGTTGCTGGGTAATCAGCCGGGTCTGGCTCAGGCGCTAAGCCAGATTGAGGCGGAGCTTGGGGTACAGGCTCATCCTCTGGTTTCCGGCCAGGCGTTGGCCGGTTCGGATCTTGGCAGCCGCCGTTTCCATGCGGCCACGGCGGTGAAGCCCGCCATCCTGATTGGTCGGGATGTCAGTCAGTACGAGGCGGGCATGCTGTGGTTCTACCTTGACCAGGTGCTGGGCATCGAAACCGTACTGCTGGATGGCGAGTACTTTACCCGTGCACCGTTGCAGGAGTTTACCCATCTGTTCCTGGTGGACGGCGCCTACAGCAAGCTGACCGGAGCGAAAGCTGCGATCGAGCCCTTTGTCCGCCAGGGCGGCACGGTGGTGGCGTGGAAGCGTGGTGTGGCCCGCCTGGCCCAGTGGGGTCTGGTGGATGTGACCGTACGCCAGCGCAGCTATTTTGCTCCGGAATTTGCCCATGCCGGAGAGCAGTTGGCGTTTGCTCAGCGTAACAGTGAGCACGCTCGCCGCACCATTGGTGGTGCCATCGTCAATTGGCAACTGGACACCACCCATCCTCTCGGTTTTGGCCTGAGCGCTGAGCTGCCCATGATGAAAAACCGGGAACTGTCTCTGGCGGCCAAAGAGAGTAAGGGCCGCAGTGTGGCGCACTACCCGGAGGCGTTACTGCGCTCCGGTTATATGGCACCGGAATACCAGAAAGCGCTGGCGGGCGAAGTGGCGGCGCAGGTAATGGGCCAGGGTGCCGGTCAATACATCCTGATGGCGGACAACCCGTTGTTCCGCAACTTCTGGCTCGGTTCCGAGCGGTTGGTGGCCAATAGCCTGTTTATGGTGCCTGCCCTTAACTGA
- the bioH gene encoding pimeloyl-ACP methyl ester esterase BioH — protein MSIEPTLAQPDLHIHWQGEGAPLMLLHGWGMNGAVWQEMASELVALGFRVGAVDLPGFGHSGALPQTTLSGLAHAVLAAESEPVHLLGWSLGGLVATQAALMAPQRVRSLVTLASSPCFQAGPDWPGIKPEVLAQFADQLALDLPRTVERFFALQAMGSPSAKADVRQLKAAVTARPQPAPSALADGLTILASADLRLQLNQLTMPWLRLYGRLDGLVPARTVSQVDALAPQSQSVVLAKAAHAPFISHRADTLAQLKRFYLSH, from the coding sequence ATGTCCATCGAACCCACCCTAGCCCAGCCCGATCTGCACATCCATTGGCAAGGAGAGGGCGCGCCGCTGATGCTGCTGCATGGCTGGGGTATGAACGGTGCGGTGTGGCAGGAGATGGCGAGTGAACTGGTGGCGCTGGGGTTCCGGGTCGGGGCCGTCGACCTGCCGGGTTTCGGCCATTCCGGCGCGCTGCCACAGACCACCCTTTCCGGGCTGGCCCACGCGGTGCTGGCGGCAGAATCGGAGCCGGTACACCTTCTGGGCTGGTCATTAGGTGGCCTGGTCGCGACCCAGGCCGCGCTGATGGCGCCGCAACGGGTCCGCAGCCTGGTGACGTTGGCCAGCTCCCCCTGTTTTCAGGCGGGGCCGGACTGGCCGGGCATTAAGCCCGAGGTGTTAGCCCAGTTTGCCGACCAGCTGGCGCTGGATCTGCCGCGCACGGTGGAGCGCTTCTTTGCGCTGCAGGCGATGGGATCCCCCAGTGCCAAGGCCGACGTCCGTCAACTGAAAGCGGCGGTGACGGCACGGCCTCAACCGGCGCCGAGTGCACTGGCCGACGGTTTAACCATCCTGGCCAGCGCCGACCTGCGGTTGCAGCTGAACCAGCTGACGATGCCCTGGTTGCGCCTTTATGGTCGCCTGGATGGTCTGGTGCCGGCCCGCACCGTCAGTCAGGTGGATGCCCTGGCCCCGCAGTCTCAGTCGGTGGTGCTGGCCAAGGCGGCCCATGCCCCCTTTATCTCCCACCGCGCCGATACACTGGCGCAGCTGAAAAGGTTTTACCTAAGCCACTGA
- a CDS encoding Tex family protein, protein MEPISHLIAQELGVRPQQVQAAITLLDDGATVPFIARYRKEVTGTLDDTQLRTLETRLGYLRELSDRRQSILKSIDEQGKLSDSLRAAIEAADTKTALEDLYLPYKPKRRTKGQIAIEAGLLPLADSLFENPSQDPEQSASAYLNAEAGFDTTKAVLDGARAILMERFAEDATLLAKIRQHLQQNAHLKSQVISGQESNGAKFQDYFDHAEPWAKVPSHRTLAMLRGRNEGVLALSLEADPNKEEGDRSSYCEQIIAQHFAIPTGNQPGERWLQQLCQWTWRVKISLAMETELLGDLRERAEADAIKVFAENLSDLLMAAPAGMRPTLALDPGLRTGCKVAVVDGTGKLVATDTIYPHAPQKRWNDALTVLAKLVNQHQVELIAVGNGTASRETDKLAGELIKALKKPGLTKVMVSEAGASVYSASETAALEFPTLDVALRGAVSIGRRLQDPLAELVKIEPKSIGVGQYQHDVSQTQLARSLDAVVEDCVNGVGVDLNTASVPLLTRVAGLSRTLAQNIVQFRDEHGRFTNRKQLLKVARLGPKAYEQCAGFLRIAGGDNPLDGSGVHPEAYPVVKKISAHTGVAVAELVGNSGVLQSLRAGDFTDERFGLPTVNDILKELDKPGRDPRGQFETAAFAEGVEKVSDLEPGMVLEGVVTNVANFGAFVDIGVHQDGLVHISALSNKFVEDPRTVVKAGDVVKVKVMEVDVPRQRIGLSMRLDDQPGEARSQRSGGQDRPTRQPRKESRPARQSDPAGGGLSGAFADAFANAKKRR, encoded by the coding sequence ATGGAACCGATTTCACACCTTATCGCCCAGGAGTTGGGCGTCCGGCCGCAACAGGTACAAGCGGCCATCACTCTGCTCGACGACGGCGCGACCGTGCCCTTTATTGCCCGTTACCGCAAAGAGGTGACCGGCACCCTCGATGACACCCAGCTGCGCACCCTGGAAACCCGACTCGGTTACCTGCGTGAACTGTCTGATCGTCGCCAGAGCATCCTCAAATCCATCGACGAGCAGGGCAAACTGAGCGACAGCCTGCGGGCGGCCATCGAAGCGGCCGACACCAAGACCGCACTGGAAGACCTCTACCTGCCTTACAAACCCAAACGCCGCACCAAAGGGCAGATCGCCATCGAGGCGGGTTTGCTGCCGCTGGCCGACAGCCTGTTTGAGAACCCCAGCCAGGACCCGGAACAGAGCGCCAGCGCCTACCTCAATGCCGAGGCCGGTTTCGACACCACCAAGGCCGTTCTGGACGGCGCCCGCGCCATCCTGATGGAACGCTTTGCCGAGGACGCCACCCTGCTGGCCAAAATCCGCCAGCACCTGCAGCAGAATGCCCACCTGAAGAGCCAGGTGATCAGCGGGCAGGAGAGCAACGGCGCCAAGTTCCAGGATTACTTTGACCACGCCGAGCCCTGGGCCAAAGTGCCCTCGCACCGCACTCTGGCAATGCTGCGCGGCCGCAACGAGGGGGTTCTGGCCCTGTCTCTGGAGGCCGACCCCAATAAAGAGGAGGGTGACCGCAGCTCCTACTGCGAGCAGATCATCGCCCAACACTTTGCTATCCCCACCGGCAACCAACCGGGTGAGCGCTGGCTGCAGCAGCTGTGCCAGTGGACCTGGCGGGTCAAGATCAGTCTGGCGATGGAAACCGAGTTGCTGGGTGACCTGCGTGAGCGCGCCGAAGCGGACGCCATCAAGGTGTTTGCTGAGAACCTCTCAGACCTGCTGATGGCCGCCCCGGCCGGCATGCGCCCCACCCTGGCCCTCGACCCCGGCCTGCGTACCGGCTGCAAAGTGGCGGTGGTGGACGGCACCGGCAAACTGGTGGCCACCGACACCATCTACCCCCACGCCCCGCAAAAACGCTGGAATGACGCCCTCACCGTCCTGGCCAAGCTGGTCAACCAGCATCAGGTTGAGCTGATTGCCGTGGGCAACGGCACCGCCTCGCGGGAGACCGACAAGCTGGCCGGTGAACTGATCAAAGCACTGAAGAAGCCGGGCCTCACCAAGGTGATGGTGAGCGAAGCGGGCGCCTCGGTGTACTCCGCTTCCGAAACCGCAGCACTGGAGTTCCCAACCCTGGATGTGGCTCTGCGGGGCGCCGTTTCCATCGGCCGCCGCCTGCAGGACCCGCTGGCAGAGCTGGTGAAGATTGAACCCAAGTCCATCGGCGTCGGCCAGTACCAGCATGACGTCAGCCAGACCCAGCTGGCCCGTTCCCTGGATGCGGTGGTGGAAGATTGCGTAAACGGCGTCGGGGTCGATCTCAACACCGCCTCAGTGCCCCTGCTGACCCGGGTGGCTGGCCTCAGCCGCACCCTGGCGCAGAACATTGTCCAGTTCCGCGATGAGCATGGCCGCTTCACCAACCGCAAGCAGCTGCTGAAAGTGGCGCGCCTCGGCCCGAAAGCCTACGAACAGTGCGCCGGCTTCCTCCGCATCGCCGGAGGCGACAATCCACTGGACGGCTCCGGCGTGCACCCGGAAGCCTATCCGGTGGTGAAAAAGATCAGCGCCCACACCGGCGTCGCCGTGGCGGAACTGGTGGGTAACTCCGGTGTGCTGCAATCCCTGCGCGCCGGTGACTTTACCGACGAACGCTTCGGTCTGCCCACCGTCAACGACATCCTGAAGGAGCTGGATAAACCGGGACGCGACCCCCGCGGCCAGTTCGAAACCGCCGCCTTTGCTGAAGGGGTGGAGAAGGTGTCCGATCTGGAGCCTGGCATGGTGCTGGAAGGGGTGGTGACCAACGTGGCCAACTTTGGCGCCTTTGTGGACATCGGTGTGCATCAGGACGGTCTGGTGCACATCAGCGCCCTCTCCAACAAATTCGTTGAAGACCCGCGCACCGTAGTGAAAGCCGGCGACGTGGTGAAGGTGAAAGTGATGGAGGTGGACGTTCCGCGTCAGCGTATCGGCCTCTCCATGCGCCTGGATGACCAACCCGGTGAAGCCCGCAGCCAACGCAGCGGTGGTCAGGATCGTCCCACCCGGCAACCCCGTAAAGAGTCCCGCCCGGCACGCCAGTCCGACCCGGCCGGTGGCGGCCTGTCCGGCGCCTTCGCGGACGCCTTTGCCAACGCCAAAAAGCGCCGTTAA
- the ompR gene encoding two-component system response regulator OmpR translates to MNQETTKVLVVDDDMRLRNLLERYLVEQGFQVRSAADSEQMDRHLERENFHLLVLDLMLPGEDGLSICRRLRQKGNEIPIVMLTAKGDEVDRIIGLELGADDYLPKPFNPRELLARIKAVLRRRPAEVPGAPSQEEAEVVFGQYRLNLATREMYKGDEPVSLTSGEFAVLKVLVSNPREPMSRDKLMNQARGRDYSALERSIDVQVSRLRRLIEDDPSNPRYIQTVWGLGYVFVPDGSAR, encoded by the coding sequence ATGAATCAGGAGACGACAAAGGTCCTGGTGGTGGATGACGATATGCGCCTGCGCAACCTGCTGGAGCGCTATCTGGTGGAGCAGGGGTTCCAGGTGCGTTCCGCCGCCGATTCCGAGCAGATGGACCGCCATCTGGAGCGGGAGAACTTCCACCTGTTGGTGCTCGACCTGATGTTGCCCGGTGAGGATGGCCTCTCCATCTGTCGCCGCCTGCGCCAAAAGGGCAATGAAATCCCCATCGTGATGCTGACCGCCAAGGGCGATGAAGTGGACCGCATCATCGGCCTCGAACTGGGTGCCGACGACTACCTGCCCAAGCCGTTTAACCCCCGTGAGCTGCTGGCCCGTATCAAGGCGGTGCTGCGTCGCCGCCCCGCCGAAGTGCCCGGTGCGCCCTCTCAGGAGGAGGCGGAGGTGGTGTTTGGCCAGTACCGGCTCAACCTCGCCACCCGTGAGATGTACAAAGGTGATGAGCCGGTGTCGCTCACCTCGGGTGAATTCGCGGTTCTCAAGGTGCTGGTCAGCAACCCGCGTGAACCGATGAGCCGTGACAAGCTGATGAACCAGGCCCGGGGCCGGGATTACAGTGCGCTGGAACGTTCCATCGATGTGCAGGTGTCGCGCCTGCGCCGCCTGATCGAAGATGACCCGTCCAACCCGCGCTATATCCAGACCGTGTGGGGCCTGGGCTACGTGTTCGTACCGGACGGCAGTGCCCGCTAG
- the envZ gene encoding two-component system sensor histidine kinase EnvZ, which yields MRWRLLPRSNFGQTVLLIGCLLLINQLVSYVSVAVYVIKPSTQQINQLLARQVELVFRDLQLDLDTLTPLDAIREKLTEDQHMDAFSVPEARAEGLNDATYYRILSDQMSEYLGGEAEVRIAGGEQYQIWIRPPQAPQIWLRVPLSGFDESKVNPLTIYLMVIGALSVLGGWWFARLQSRPLRRLQRAALQVSRGRFPKPLPLSGSAEVMEVTKAFNQMARSMAELEADRNLLLAGVSHDLRTPLTRIRLSTEMMSQQDDFLKEGIEADIDDMNAIIDQFIAFIRGHQDEEMQVMSVDELLQDVAQQEEVRGQQIELALADTPTIKLQPVAIKRVITNLVENGLRYGNGWLRLSSGVERGWVWFKVEDNGEGIPLDRLDELFQPFQQGDSARGGAGSGLGLAIVRRIVDAHGGEIHVANRPQGGLEAKIRLPLDSGE from the coding sequence GTGCGTTGGCGATTACTGCCCCGCAGTAACTTTGGCCAGACGGTACTGCTGATTGGCTGCCTGTTGTTGATCAACCAGCTGGTCTCCTATGTGTCGGTGGCGGTCTACGTGATCAAGCCATCGACTCAGCAGATCAACCAGCTGTTGGCCCGCCAGGTGGAGCTGGTGTTCCGTGACCTGCAGCTGGACCTCGATACCCTGACGCCGCTCGATGCCATCCGCGAAAAGCTCACGGAAGACCAGCATATGGACGCGTTCTCGGTACCCGAAGCCCGCGCCGAGGGGCTGAACGACGCCACCTACTACCGCATTCTGTCTGACCAGATGAGCGAATACCTCGGCGGGGAAGCGGAAGTGCGCATCGCCGGTGGTGAACAGTACCAGATCTGGATCCGCCCCCCTCAGGCGCCACAGATCTGGCTGCGGGTGCCGCTGTCCGGTTTCGACGAGTCCAAGGTCAATCCGCTGACCATCTACCTGATGGTGATCGGGGCGCTGTCGGTACTGGGAGGCTGGTGGTTTGCCCGCCTGCAGAGCCGGCCCCTGCGACGGCTGCAACGTGCGGCGCTTCAGGTATCCCGGGGACGCTTCCCCAAACCGCTGCCGCTTTCCGGTTCCGCCGAAGTGATGGAAGTGACTAAGGCGTTTAACCAGATGGCCCGCTCCATGGCTGAACTGGAAGCGGACCGCAATCTGTTGCTGGCGGGGGTTTCCCATGACTTGCGCACCCCACTGACCCGGATCCGCCTTTCCACTGAGATGATGAGTCAGCAGGACGATTTCCTGAAAGAGGGGATTGAAGCGGACATCGACGACATGAACGCCATCATCGATCAGTTCATCGCCTTTATCCGGGGCCACCAGGATGAAGAGATGCAGGTGATGAGCGTGGATGAGCTGCTGCAGGATGTGGCTCAGCAGGAGGAGGTTCGTGGCCAGCAGATCGAGCTGGCCCTGGCCGACACCCCCACCATCAAGCTGCAGCCGGTGGCGATCAAGCGGGTGATCACCAATCTGGTGGAAAACGGCCTGCGCTACGGTAACGGCTGGCTCCGGCTCAGCTCCGGGGTAGAGCGGGGCTGGGTCTGGTTTAAGGTGGAGGACAACGGGGAGGGCATTCCGCTGGACCGTCTTGATGAACTGTTTCAGCCATTCCAGCAGGGCGACAGCGCACGCGGTGGTGCTGGCTCTGGCCTGGGGCTGGCCATCGTTCGGCGGATTGTGGACGCGCACGGCGGTGAGATCCACGTGGCTAACCGACCGCAGGGTGGACTGGAAGCGAAGATTCGATTGCCGCTGGATTCCGGCGAGTAA
- a CDS encoding LysR family transcriptional regulator has translation MAKDRFNNLDLNLLRTFVVLAQEGNMRRAAARLHVTQPAVSHALQRLRHHFEDELFIKVPGGMTPTQFARTLQERLKPVLVGLAEAVNDNNAFNPAELDTTLRIALPPHLNHYIGATLYRRLNRDAPNASVELMEWGGHTPVLLLNGELDVGVNIPFPHRSKELIAAPVGQDSGVMMVHHDHPYKGRSITPEQLSRWGLACLFNPGITDQQPIIQRVLEAHGHSAKIRFRSASLPTIFSVLRQHDYFFPHTAALADSHAPEFRPVQLEVAPHYLTVDMFAYYHRGHQHPAVTLWLVEHLAEALRGYLKPLLLSDKWD, from the coding sequence ATGGCCAAGGACCGATTTAATAACCTGGATCTCAACCTGCTGCGCACCTTTGTGGTGTTGGCGCAGGAGGGCAATATGCGCCGGGCCGCCGCCCGCCTCCATGTCACCCAACCTGCTGTCAGCCACGCCCTGCAGCGACTGCGCCACCATTTCGAAGATGAGCTGTTTATCAAGGTGCCGGGAGGCATGACCCCCACCCAGTTTGCTCGCACCCTGCAGGAACGATTGAAACCGGTACTGGTGGGGCTGGCAGAAGCCGTCAACGACAATAACGCGTTTAACCCGGCGGAACTGGACACCACCCTTCGCATCGCCCTGCCTCCGCACCTCAACCACTACATCGGAGCCACCCTTTACCGCCGCCTGAACCGCGATGCCCCCAACGCTTCGGTGGAGTTGATGGAGTGGGGGGGACACACCCCGGTGCTACTGCTAAATGGCGAACTGGATGTCGGGGTCAACATCCCGTTTCCCCACCGTTCCAAAGAGCTGATTGCCGCTCCGGTTGGTCAGGACTCAGGGGTGATGATGGTGCACCACGATCACCCCTATAAAGGCCGGAGCATCACCCCGGAGCAGCTTTCCCGCTGGGGTCTGGCCTGCCTGTTCAATCCCGGCATTACCGACCAGCAACCGATCATCCAGCGGGTGCTGGAAGCGCATGGCCACAGCGCCAAGATCCGCTTTCGCAGCGCCTCGCTCCCCACCATCTTTTCGGTACTGCGCCAGCACGACTACTTCTTTCCCCACACTGCCGCGCTGGCAGACAGCCATGCCCCGGAGTTTCGCCCGGTGCAACTGGAGGTGGCCCCCCATTACCTGACGGTGGATATGTTCGCTTATTACCATCGGGGCCATCAGCATCCAGCGGTCACCCTATGGCTGGTGGAGCACCTGGCGGAGGCCCTGCGCGGCTACCTCAAGCCCCTGTTGCTGAGCGATAAGTGGGATTAA